In one window of Nicotiana tabacum cultivar K326 chromosome 12, ASM71507v2, whole genome shotgun sequence DNA:
- the LOC107762524 gene encoding ras-related protein RABC1, whose amino-acid sequence MEASSSSPEFDYLFKLLLIGDSGVGKSSLLLSFTSDAFEDLSPTIGVDFKVKHVTLGGKKLKLAIWDTAGQERFRTLTSSYYRGAQGIIMVYDVTRRDTFTNLSDIWAKEIDLYSTNQDCIKMLVGNKVDKESERVVSKKEGIDFARQYGCLFIECSAKTRVNVEQCFEELVLKIVDTPSLLAEGSAGVRKNIFKQKPPETDASTSGCC is encoded by the exons ATGGAAGCATCATCGTCATCGCCGGAGTTTGATTACTTGTTCAAGCTGTTGTTGATTGGGGATTCAGGTGTAGGGAAGAGTAGTTTGCTCCTCAGTTTCACTTCTGATGCCTTTGAGGATCTTTCTCCAACCATTG GTGTGGACTTCAAGGTAAAACATGTTACCCTTGGGGGGAAGAAGTTGAAGCTTGCAATATGGGATACAG CTGGACAGGAAAGATTTAGGACTTTAACTAGTTCATACTACCGAGGAGCTCAAGGAATAATCATGG TTTATGATGTAACAAGGCGAGACACATTTACTAATTTATCTGATATATGGGCCAAAGAAATTGACCTATACTCAACAAATCAAGACTGCATCAAGATGCTTGTTGGAAACAAAGTTGATAAG GAGAGTGAAAGGGTTGTCAGCAAAAAAGAGGGAATTGATTTTGCCAGGCAATATGGATGTCTTTTTATTGAATGTAGTGCAAAGACAAGGGTTAATGTGGAACAATGCTTTGAGGAGCTTGTGCTGAAG ATAGTGGACACTCCAAGTCTCTTGGCTGAAGGTTCAGCTGGTGTcaggaaaaatatatttaaacagAAACCTCCAGAAACTGATGCATCAACAAGTGGCTGCTGTTGA